A stretch of Maridesulfovibrio zosterae DSM 11974 DNA encodes these proteins:
- a CDS encoding nitrogenase component 1, whose product MSSKNYTSTTNACKLCTPLGASLAFRGVEGAIPFLHGSQGCATYMRRYIISHYREPVDIASSALGEKHAIYGGAANLKKGILNVMKKYEPELVGVATTCLTETIGDNVPMYLKEFHDEFGDLELPEIVEVSTPSYNGTHTDGWHGAVRSLVEQLCTEKAEYDGSVNILPNMVSCEDVRHLRDICDRFGLKSTILPDISDTLDGPALEDYVKIPSGGTPIESIKKMSGAAATIEFGRCLPGATGGTSLQKAFNVPNHRIGLPIGLRETDNFFDKLEAISGIDTPVSYERERGRLIDAYVDGHKYVFGKRAVVYGEEDLVTGLCSFLAEIGVDVILAGTGAKNRGLGKAIKDVTKGVARNEPEIHEGVDFHDIAERAGELQPDLLIGHSKGYKYAKAWNIPLIRIGFPVHDRFGGQRILHLGYKGALSLFDQIVNAVLEKKQADSQIGYGYM is encoded by the coding sequence ATGTCCAGCAAGAATTATACATCTACCACTAATGCCTGTAAGCTTTGTACCCCCCTTGGTGCATCCCTTGCTTTCCGCGGAGTTGAAGGAGCTATTCCTTTTCTACATGGTTCACAGGGCTGCGCCACTTATATGCGCCGTTACATTATCAGTCATTACCGCGAACCTGTTGATATAGCTTCCTCCGCACTAGGCGAGAAGCACGCAATCTACGGAGGCGCTGCTAATCTGAAAAAAGGCATTCTTAATGTCATGAAAAAGTATGAGCCAGAGCTCGTCGGAGTGGCAACCACCTGCCTGACTGAAACAATCGGCGATAACGTGCCCATGTATCTTAAAGAGTTTCATGATGAATTCGGCGACCTTGAATTACCGGAAATAGTAGAAGTATCCACCCCCAGTTACAACGGAACACATACTGACGGCTGGCATGGTGCGGTTCGTTCTCTTGTAGAACAGCTTTGCACTGAAAAGGCTGAATACGATGGCAGTGTAAATATACTTCCAAACATGGTTTCATGCGAAGATGTCCGCCACTTGCGAGATATATGTGACCGTTTCGGACTTAAATCGACTATTCTTCCTGATATTTCAGATACTCTCGATGGCCCGGCCCTTGAAGATTACGTAAAAATACCTTCCGGCGGGACTCCAATCGAATCCATCAAAAAAATGTCCGGTGCAGCAGCCACCATAGAATTCGGTCGTTGTCTACCCGGAGCTACCGGTGGAACCAGCCTTCAGAAGGCTTTTAATGTTCCAAACCACCGTATAGGCCTTCCAATTGGCCTGCGCGAGACCGATAATTTTTTTGATAAACTTGAGGCTATTTCTGGCATTGATACCCCTGTCAGTTATGAACGGGAAAGGGGTAGGCTTATTGATGCATACGTGGACGGGCACAAATACGTATTCGGTAAACGTGCTGTTGTTTACGGTGAAGAAGACCTAGTAACCGGACTTTGTTCCTTTCTGGCGGAAATAGGTGTTGATGTGATCCTTGCCGGAACAGGAGCAAAGAACAGAGGGCTGGGAAAAGCCATTAAGGACGTTACTAAAGGGGTTGCCCGTAACGAACCTGAAATCCACGAAGGGGTTGACTTCCATGACATTGCAGAAAGAGCCGGAGAATTGCAGCCCGACCTGCTTATCGGACACTCTAAAGGATACAAGTACGCAAAAGCATGGAATATCCCACTTATCCGTATAGGTTTCCCGGTACACGACAGATTCGGAGGTCAGCGCATTCTGCATTTAGGCTACAAAGGAGCTTTGTCTCTGTTCGATCAGATCGTCAATGCGGTTCTTGAGAAAAAACAGGCAGATAGCCAGATCGGATATGGCTACATGTAA
- the nifE gene encoding nitrogenase iron-molybdenum cofactor biosynthesis protein NifE, giving the protein MTDTILDERKDQIHRTGEGALDMACNRESLAGAVSQRACVFCGSRVVLYPIADALHLVHGPIGCAVYTWDIRGALSSGPELHRSSFSTDLQEMDVIFGGEKKLEAALDELIDRHSPKAAFVYSTCIVGIIGDDLEAVCRKMTEKKGIPVLPVQSEGFKGSKREGYLAACKAMFKLVGTEDTSDISPLSVNILGDFNLAGEIWIIREYFRKMGVEVVANITGDGRVKDIGRSHGAALNLVQCSGATLDLAKMIEEEYGKPYMRVSYLGIEDMADSLYQVADFFKDVDPDIVKRTEELVRDELSKLMPELAVMRKDLEGKKVAMYVGGSFKAFSLLKAFRHLGMKVVMVGSQTGTPEDYAELERISDPGTILVDDANPLELSAFIKEKDVDIFVGGVKERPIAFKLGVGFCDHNHERKEALEGFVGMLNFAREIHSSAMSPVWQFAPRRAKRRKEKS; this is encoded by the coding sequence ATGACTGATACAATTTTAGATGAACGCAAAGATCAGATCCACAGGACAGGTGAAGGTGCATTAGACATGGCCTGTAACCGTGAATCGCTTGCTGGAGCTGTCAGTCAGAGAGCATGCGTATTCTGTGGATCCAGGGTTGTCCTCTACCCGATAGCTGACGCTCTGCACCTTGTACACGGTCCCATAGGCTGTGCGGTTTACACATGGGATATCCGCGGTGCACTTTCCAGTGGCCCGGAGCTGCATCGCTCATCCTTCTCAACGGATCTTCAGGAAATGGATGTAATTTTCGGCGGTGAAAAAAAACTTGAAGCAGCACTTGATGAACTTATAGACCGACATTCTCCTAAAGCAGCTTTTGTTTACTCCACTTGCATAGTCGGAATTATAGGCGATGACCTTGAGGCAGTATGCCGTAAAATGACTGAAAAGAAAGGTATTCCTGTTCTTCCTGTACAGTCTGAAGGATTCAAAGGCAGCAAGAGGGAAGGATATCTGGCCGCTTGTAAAGCGATGTTCAAACTGGTCGGAACAGAAGATACTTCAGATATTTCCCCTCTGTCCGTTAATATTCTCGGTGACTTTAATCTTGCCGGAGAAATATGGATCATCCGTGAATATTTCAGAAAGATGGGGGTGGAAGTTGTTGCCAATATTACTGGCGACGGACGTGTAAAGGATATCGGGCGCAGCCACGGAGCGGCCCTGAACCTTGTACAGTGTTCGGGTGCGACATTGGATTTGGCAAAAATGATTGAAGAAGAGTACGGCAAACCATACATGCGCGTCTCCTACCTCGGCATTGAAGATATGGCGGACTCCCTCTATCAGGTTGCTGATTTCTTCAAGGATGTCGACCCGGACATTGTCAAACGCACAGAAGAACTCGTTCGTGACGAACTTTCAAAACTTATGCCTGAGCTTGCCGTTATGCGCAAAGACCTCGAAGGTAAAAAAGTTGCCATGTATGTCGGAGGTTCATTCAAAGCCTTCTCACTTCTCAAAGCATTCCGACATCTTGGAATGAAAGTTGTCATGGTAGGCTCACAGACCGGAACCCCAGAAGATTACGCGGAACTGGAAAGGATTTCTGATCCGGGAACCATTCTGGTCGATGATGCCAATCCACTGGAACTGTCAGCATTCATCAAAGAAAAAGACGTAGATATCTTTGTAGGCGGCGTAAAAGAAAGACCCATTGCATTCAAGCTGGGCGTAGGTTTCTGTGATCACAATCACGAACGCAAAGAAGCTCTGGAAGGCTTTGTCGGTATGCTCAACTTCGCCAGAGAGATACATTCATCAGCTATGAGTCCAGTCTGGCAATTTGCTCCAAGAAGAGCAAAAAGACGTAAAGAGAAAAGCTAA
- a CDS encoding NifB/NifX family molybdenum-iron cluster-binding protein — translation MTSSNFSSHPCFGSSARASIGRVHLPVAPKSYARIRFTPEIKSPVAMQPEAAVCMLDSLIEEGKKIKVVGITGPGDPLASFNTTSSTLMLVRTKYPAMNLCLTTLGIGGTECVKNLVTLNLSHITVLVDAVDPSVAAKLYAWIRPSTKNVPLPEAAKLLIKEQARSIAAFKKAGLTVKINTTLYPENIDHIEDIAKAVKELGADIMSITPFIPAEDSNFSSVTNEQIEEARKLAGKHIELMAPWVKCGAEIDVEAPCECTMPKPTKSRPNVAVVSSSGMDVDLHLGHTRQVIIYGPRQDGLACLLETRPTPEPGGGSARWEKLAETLNDCFALICAGAGDNPKQILGSKGINVIVSEDNVEGLVDVLYGGGKKGKKCK, via the coding sequence CATACGCTTCACACCAGAAATAAAGTCGCCCGTTGCGATGCAGCCTGAAGCTGCAGTATGCATGCTGGACAGCCTCATCGAAGAAGGCAAGAAAATCAAAGTAGTCGGTATTACCGGTCCCGGAGATCCACTAGCCAGTTTTAACACCACCAGCTCAACCCTCATGCTGGTCAGGACCAAATATCCTGCTATGAATTTATGTCTGACTACCCTTGGAATCGGTGGAACAGAATGTGTTAAAAATCTGGTAACTTTAAATCTATCCCACATCACTGTTTTGGTGGATGCGGTGGATCCGAGCGTAGCCGCAAAACTATATGCATGGATTCGTCCATCCACCAAAAACGTACCTTTACCTGAAGCAGCAAAATTACTGATAAAAGAACAGGCTAGGTCTATCGCGGCTTTCAAAAAGGCAGGACTGACTGTAAAAATCAACACAACCCTCTATCCTGAAAATATTGATCACATTGAAGACATTGCTAAAGCGGTTAAAGAGCTGGGAGCTGACATTATGTCTATTACTCCTTTCATTCCCGCCGAAGACAGCAATTTCTCAAGCGTTACAAATGAACAGATTGAAGAAGCCCGCAAACTGGCAGGAAAACATATTGAACTGATGGCCCCCTGGGTGAAATGCGGAGCTGAAATAGATGTTGAAGCCCCCTGTGAGTGTACAATGCCTAAACCGACAAAAAGCCGTCCTAATGTTGCGGTCGTTAGTTCTTCCGGCATGGATGTAGACCTGCATCTTGGACATACCCGTCAGGTAATTATTTACGGTCCGCGCCAAGACGGCCTTGCCTGTCTGCTTGAAACAAGGCCCACTCCTGAACCGGGAGGAGGATCTGCCAGATGGGAAAAACTGGCTGAAACCTTGAATGATTGTTTCGCGCTGATATGCGCCGGGGCAGGCGACAATCCCAAACAAATTTTAGGTTCCAAAGGCATCAATGTCATCGTTTCAGAGGATAACGTCGAAGGCTTGGTAGATGTCCTCTATGGCGGTGGTAAAAAAGGTAAAAAGTGTAAATAA
- a CDS encoding (2Fe-2S) ferredoxin domain-containing protein — translation MATPERMIICCQSFRAAGAPKGICHKQTEGFLQYIEEETLDRGLDTLVVATSCLKQCESGPILVVQPENWWFKGVDSEEAIDEILDGLEDGEPCSKYLID, via the coding sequence ATGGCTACCCCCGAAAGAATGATCATCTGTTGTCAGAGCTTCCGCGCAGCCGGTGCCCCTAAAGGTATCTGTCATAAACAGACCGAAGGATTTTTGCAGTACATTGAGGAAGAAACCCTGGACCGTGGTCTGGATACACTGGTTGTTGCCACTAGCTGTCTTAAACAGTGTGAATCTGGACCGATTCTCGTGGTTCAGCCTGAAAACTGGTGGTTCAAGGGAGTTGATTCTGAAGAAGCAATTGATGAAATTCTCGATGGACTTGAAGACGGCGAACCATGTTCTAAATATTTGATTGATTAG
- a CDS encoding GNAT family N-acetyltransferase has translation MPTTIAIRNARSADLEPLADLLKMLFSIEADFSVERSKQLDGLRMMLGNPRASILVADHDGEVVGMCTGQIVISTAEGGPSILVEDVVVRKDFQGQGIGLMLMKGIYDFAKKNRATRLQLLADCDNSTALEFYDKIGWERTSLICLRKKHSV, from the coding sequence ATGCCGACCACAATAGCTATCCGCAACGCACGTTCTGCTGACCTTGAACCTTTAGCAGACCTGCTGAAAATGCTCTTCTCCATTGAAGCGGACTTTTCAGTTGAGAGATCTAAACAGCTTGATGGTCTTAGAATGATGCTGGGAAACCCACGAGCCAGCATACTTGTAGCGGATCACGATGGTGAAGTGGTCGGCATGTGCACCGGTCAGATCGTAATATCCACAGCAGAGGGAGGTCCCTCAATTTTAGTGGAAGACGTTGTTGTCCGTAAAGACTTTCAAGGACAGGGCATAGGCTTAATGCTCATGAAGGGAATATACGATTTCGCAAAAAAAAATCGAGCAACAAGACTGCAATTACTTGCAGACTGCGACAATAGTACAGCCCTAGAATTTTATGACAAAATAGGCTGGGAAAGAACCAGCCTCATCTGCCTTCGAAAAAAACACAGTGTATAA